In Acidobacteriota bacterium, a genomic segment contains:
- a CDS encoding CHAT domain-containing protein has product RPPQPDDAAVIHYDQLANRVKILLGVERFQEVLPIAEQLVTAAAEAYGAESAQYASAILQVGEINYRVRNLPKAESSYVQALALREKLFGPDHEEVSIVLNNLALLYKAKREFDKAVGTAQRSIAIIEKVVGLNHPQVAMGYNTLGEIYRVQNKFAQAETTFQTALSRGDYIKAVELLKEVVVKRKATVGEKHPLYATGLLNLAEGYRKIGRFAEMEPLMKQALAIQQEANGPESFPVATCLNNLGDYYRETGNYGLAETYLQQALSIVEKIDGKQSLELCPTLINLGVQAEARFDFQTAESYYRRALTIQEHQSVKDELQIANTYLNLSRVFFAQGNLDRDIELKKRVLTIFEKVLPSSHPSINWGYRNLGRAYLAAKDYPQATIFLEKAQAHLLGQAVPSIEDLVFIYFNLGNLYWKLNDLNQAEFYFNKALTEVENVPDTSSANNSGVFITLFSFYSQTGDFQRAKTYLGKFQDLIEKRLVTNLITGSENQKQLLIKGQWGWFDHAISFHLAHFAEQSNLSQLALQAILRKKGRALDAMTNNINTLRSQSSPEGQAAMDELFVLRSRLSALSLRGPGKTPIEQYRAKLADLEKQTSRLETKLSTLSFQYRQLATPVNLPDIQAAIPEQSTLVEYCVYVPYSTQTWGSPRYAVYTLDRSGKIGFADLGERSEIDNLIKEFRQALAAAGDQRNLTKINLSTERRRSLNQVQKLARQLDAKLLQPVRKFIGNKDHLLISPDGALNLIPFAALVDESHRYLVESHEITYLSSGRDLLRLKDKIPTSQPALVLANPKFDDGPGPTIFGQHFDPLVQLPGGEQEGKLLKSLFPKTQLKQGGDATETILKQTQQPEILHIATHGYFLEPDQTTQALTQTLENRSLSLGLSDQTVSPEFIRQSSPLLRSMLFFSGANRPQTPTEAGDDGILTALEVASLNLWGTKLVVLSACDTGVGEVKRGDGVFGLRRALVLAGSESQMISLWPVSDAGTRELMFKYYRRLKAGEGRSKALRNAQLDLIKNPKRKHPYFWASFIQSGEWANLNGKR; this is encoded by the coding sequence CGTCCGCCTCAGCCCGATGACGCTGCCGTTATCCACTATGACCAGCTTGCAAACCGGGTCAAGATCCTGCTTGGTGTTGAACGGTTTCAGGAGGTGCTTCCGATTGCCGAGCAATTGGTGACGGCGGCAGCCGAGGCGTATGGAGCGGAATCGGCGCAATATGCTTCAGCGATTCTGCAAGTTGGGGAAATCAACTATCGGGTTCGCAACCTTCCCAAGGCGGAATCCTCATATGTGCAGGCACTGGCCCTGCGGGAAAAACTGTTCGGTCCTGACCATGAAGAAGTCAGCATTGTGCTCAATAATCTGGCCCTCTTGTATAAAGCCAAACGGGAATTTGATAAAGCCGTTGGCACCGCCCAACGATCCATTGCCATTATCGAAAAAGTGGTCGGACTCAATCATCCGCAGGTGGCAATGGGGTACAACACCCTGGGTGAAATCTATCGGGTCCAAAACAAGTTTGCCCAGGCGGAAACGACGTTTCAAACGGCCCTGTCCCGAGGTGACTACATCAAGGCGGTTGAATTGTTGAAAGAGGTGGTTGTCAAACGCAAAGCAACCGTGGGTGAAAAACATCCACTCTATGCCACGGGACTACTGAATTTAGCCGAAGGGTATCGTAAAATCGGACGCTTTGCGGAGATGGAACCCTTGATGAAACAGGCGCTGGCGATCCAACAGGAAGCCAACGGCCCAGAGAGTTTTCCCGTTGCGACGTGTCTTAATAATTTGGGTGATTACTATCGGGAGACAGGAAATTACGGTTTGGCGGAAACCTATCTTCAGCAAGCACTGTCCATTGTCGAGAAAATAGACGGCAAGCAAAGCCTTGAACTCTGCCCAACATTGATCAATTTGGGTGTTCAGGCGGAAGCCCGATTTGATTTTCAGACGGCTGAGAGCTACTACCGACGGGCACTGACCATACAGGAACATCAATCGGTTAAAGATGAGCTACAGATAGCAAATACCTATTTAAACCTAAGCAGAGTTTTTTTTGCTCAAGGAAATTTGGATCGAGACATTGAATTAAAGAAACGAGTATTAACCATTTTCGAGAAAGTTCTCCCTTCTTCTCACCCAAGTATTAACTGGGGATATCGAAATTTAGGAAGAGCGTACCTGGCAGCAAAAGACTATCCACAAGCAACGATATTCTTGGAAAAGGCTCAAGCTCACCTCTTAGGTCAAGCTGTGCCTTCAATTGAGGACCTTGTTTTTATTTATTTTAACCTTGGAAATCTTTACTGGAAATTGAATGATCTCAACCAGGCGGAGTTCTATTTCAATAAAGCCTTAACAGAAGTAGAGAACGTTCCAGATACAAGCTCCGCCAATAATTCAGGGGTTTTTATTACATTATTTTCTTTTTATAGCCAAACAGGTGATTTTCAGAGAGCAAAAACATACTTAGGAAAATTTCAAGATCTTATTGAGAAAAGACTGGTCACTAACCTCATCACTGGCTCAGAAAATCAAAAGCAACTACTTATTAAAGGCCAATGGGGTTGGTTTGATCATGCTATCTCATTTCACCTTGCCCACTTTGCAGAGCAATCAAATCTGTCTCAACTTGCACTTCAGGCAATTCTCAGGAAAAAAGGCCGTGCCTTGGATGCAATGACTAACAACATCAATACTTTACGATCCCAAAGTTCACCTGAGGGGCAGGCAGCCATGGATGAACTATTTGTTCTTCGGAGCCGCCTTTCGGCTTTGAGTTTGCGCGGGCCAGGAAAAACCCCGATTGAACAATATCGGGCCAAACTCGCCGACCTCGAAAAACAAACCAGTCGGCTTGAGACCAAACTCAGTACTCTGAGCTTTCAGTATCGCCAACTTGCCACCCCGGTCAATCTTCCAGATATTCAAGCCGCAATTCCAGAGCAGAGCACGCTGGTTGAGTATTGTGTGTACGTTCCATATTCTACCCAAACCTGGGGATCACCCCGCTATGCGGTCTATACCCTGGATCGAAGTGGAAAGATTGGGTTTGCCGATTTGGGGGAACGGTCTGAAATTGACAACCTGATCAAGGAATTTCGTCAGGCGCTGGCAGCGGCTGGCGACCAGCGGAATCTGACCAAAATCAACCTTTCAACTGAGCGCCGAAGGTCACTCAACCAGGTCCAGAAACTGGCGCGTCAACTTGATGCCAAACTCCTGCAGCCGGTTCGGAAGTTTATCGGTAACAAAGACCATCTCCTGATCTCACCTGACGGCGCGCTCAACCTGATTCCCTTTGCCGCGCTGGTTGATGAATCCCACCGCTATCTGGTCGAGTCGCACGAAATCACCTACCTTTCTAGTGGACGCGACCTGCTCCGCTTGAAAGACAAAATTCCGACCAGCCAGCCGGCGTTGGTCCTGGCCAACCCCAAATTTGATGACGGGCCTGGTCCAACCATTTTTGGTCAGCATTTCGACCCACTGGTTCAGCTTCCAGGTGGCGAGCAGGAAGGCAAACTCCTGAAATCCCTCTTTCCAAAAACCCAGTTGAAACAAGGGGGCGATGCCACTGAAACCATTCTGAAACAAACCCAACAACCGGAAATTCTCCATATTGCCACCCACGGCTACTTTCTGGAACCGGATCAGACAACTCAGGCACTTACCCAAACCCTTGAAAACCGGTCTCTCAGCCTTGGGCTGTCTGACCAGACGGTTTCTCCTGAGTTTATTCGACAATCAAGCCCGCTCCTGCGTTCGATGCTCTTCTTTTCGGGTGCCAATCGTCCCCAAACCCCAACCGAAGCTGGTGATGACGGCATCCTGACCGCCCTTGAAGTTGCCAGCCTGAACCTTTGGGGGACAAAACTGGTGGTCCTTTCAGCCTGTGACACTGGGGTCGGAGAAGTCAAACGCGGGGATGGCGTCTTCGGTCTGCGCCGGGCGCTGGTCCTGGCCGGGAGCGAATCCCAAATGATCAGCCTCTGGCCGGTTTCTGATGCTGGCACACGCGAGTTGATGTTCAAATATTATCGCCGTCTCAAAGCCGGCGAGGGCCGCAGCAAAGCCCTGCGCAACGCCCAACTTGACCTCATCAAAAATCCAAAGCGTAAACATCCCTATTTTTGGGCCAGCTTTATCCAGTCCGGCGAATGGGCCAACCTCAACGGAAAACGGTGA